CCACATTTGTTAGTAGATCcacccatccgtccgtccggccAGCAATTTTGCCATCTACACCTACCAATTAAGTTAATTTGTGGGAGCAGTCCATTCATCCATGTTTGTATGCCTCTCTGTTCGACCTTCTCTCATCTTTCAGGCTAGGACTGGAATAGTCATGAACATTATCGGTATACTGTGCATCACGCTCTCCATCAATACCTGGGGTCGGGCAATGTTTCACCTGGACTCCTTTCCTCCATGGGCCAATGTGACTGGGCCCTGATAGTGCCCAGGTTCCCCGCCTCATCAGTGTCCTGCTCTCTGGTCTGAGCCACATTATGGTCTGGCATGGTCTACGCTGCTGACACGCAAGTCTCACGCCATGTTTATTTTCAAGTCCACACTCGAGCCTAGTGGATGACGAATCAGAAGTAGAGGGAAACACCTTCATTTCCATTAATATCCataaaacaatgaaaaacaaatgttaacacaTTATGTGACTAACCCGACAACTGTAACGATTGCACACGAGAAGGTGAATTATTTTGAAAAGGCatttaaaacaaacatcaaCCCGATGTTAGGAATGCAGCTGCTTAACCAATTCAGTTATACCAATCCACTAATATCACATTTAAATATTGTTTGCATGACGTGTTTTTCGACTACAAGATGGGCATTTTTAATTCATGGCTTGGCTGCTAAAAGAAGAAAATGCGATATCCAACCGAGCTGTCAAATTCAGGCCCAGGAAGTAGAAACACTGCAACAATTTGATGCATGAATCATTTTGCACAAAAGCAAATAAACAATAACTTTTACACTTGATCTGTGAGGGGCTTCCTCGCAGCATTATTTGAGCTTTGCAGTATCTTGTGAATAACAGCAAGACTTGTGGCAAGATTCCAATTTTGTTTACTATTCAAACTAGTGCTGTACTTTTGACATTTTGCAATTATGATGATGCAATAATGAGTTCTATCTGAACTGCTGTATTTTTCTAcagttgtatatattttttttctcaagttaTGTTTTTGGATATGAAATTCACCAAAATAATAGTCTTTTGTTTCGTAACCTAATAAATGGTACTCCAATGAGGAATTTGACTTTcaatttatatttaatacagaACAGTGATACATGCACATCATGGGTGTCCAAACTCTTTGCAAAGCATCAGAACAATATCTGGTAACTCTTTGGAGGGAAGGCACAAAAGGTTGGGAAAATCATTGtttaatttttcatttcattcttttttttgctaattGTAATTAGTATAACCAATTATTTTAGTGAAGGGTTTATCTTAATTGTTTTTAGTCTTTTATTCAACTGATAAAGTGTAATATTTGAGGTCTGTCACTACCCATTTGGTTCAGAGCGTGTGTGGTGCATTTATATAATTTAAGCGAAATATTAGTATTTCCTGTAAAGTTTTGTAACAAGTCATTTGCTAagttaatatatttttatgctTACAACAATTTATATCGCTACTGTGCTCTGACCATTAAAGTTTTTTCTGCCATTGTGCTAAATCAACAAAAACGACTGTATTActgacagtaaaaaaaagaaaaaaaaaagactaatttcaccattcctttttttcctccacatttagcacatatatatataagctGTGCCATTTTTCTGGTGGTTTCTGgttaattattaacacattgttGCACATTCTGTGGGAAGGCATGCTTAATGAGTGACTGGCGTGgaggtgaaaaagaaaaatctcattCCAAAGATCCCATGTATCAGTTTCACAAGTAAGAATGTGCTTCCTGTGTGATAACATCATATTAATACAAAAAGGTTTGTGTCCTGTCGTACCCCGATTGCTTACACTCAGCAGAAGGTATGACAGAATCTCTTTCTCTGTATCCAATGAGCTGAAATATATTTGATTTCACACAAGATGCATTTTTATCAAGTGCTACAAGCCACTGCAAATAATATTATATACCTAAGTGTGCTTTtagatcttttgagtgaaccgattcgAAAGATTTTTACTTGGGGAACTGGAacgcacatcactagtacaaaagagtgcagacAGCTTAGAACTGCCAAGTCTaaatagccgactggttagtgacaCGGGCTCTTGCTTACTAAGAACTTTGTTCGATCCCAGGTCGGAGCATGTGCTTTTAGATCTcttgagtgaaccgattctaaagattcagtttttGAGaagtggaatgcacatcactagtacaaaagagtgcagacgGCCACAGGCTACTGGGAtgaaatagccgactggttaCTGACACGGGCTCTTGCTCAGTAGGAACTTGGTTCGCTTCCAGGGATGGGCATATACTTACATGTGCTTTTAGAATTGGAACATGGCTTTGCATGCGTGTAAATACATGGCGTGGCCCCACCCCCAAGTTTGGGGAGTAATCcaatggatcttttttttttttttacctcatgtagtgtacctattgaagtgtccatggggtgtacctaatcacaggccacttcaaagGTCACAGGGGTCAAGCTCGagtccttggggccgcattccaacatgttttctaagattccctcgttaagtgcacctgcgtgaaaagttttagctcctttcacgttctgcaggagctaaaacttttcacgcaggtgcgcttaacgagggtaacttggaaaacatattggaacgcggcccatcGGGaatggaggtcgacacccctggtttaagtgaaaccACCCGTTCTCACCccaactttctgattggctgtttgatctgtgacgtcattcggacactccattaggtacactgccattttcaggtgtacctaaccacaggccacttcattagggaaaaaccatggtcaaagcttaagtgaaagtgaaaagtgccacacccgccctcacccccactttttgattggctgtttgatctgtgacgtcattcggacactccattaggtacactgccattttcaggtgtacctaaccacaggccacttcattagggaaaaaccaTGGTCAAAgtttaagtgaaagtgaaaagtgccacacccgccctcacccccactttctgattggctgtttgatcggTGACGTCATCCGGACACTTATGTACAGCGTTGCTgctatgccagccgacacacgttatgcagACATTgaagttttaattttgtatttgctgGATTGTAGttggtgttattataccgaatgtgtttgtgtttgaataaatacaaaactattgaaattaaaaggaaaatgactttctaatcaaaacaattgaatccccctccccacccttttcatgatggcaggggaggcgttgcctcctctgaccgcacatCCCTGAGAGAGACGTTATTGCCTGTTTCAGTTTTCTGAATATTGTCTGATCAAAATCTAGTAGGGAAAATTTCAGACACTGGTGAATATGCctgtatacaaatattttttattcactCTTCCCACAATTatgtcaaaaaatatatactgatGCTTGCCTTTAATCCCGACGccgcataaaaataaattagaatatAGGTCTAGTCTTAATTTGTATCGCCTAAGAAAAAGCTAAAGTAAAATCGTTTTTGACTACAGTGCAACTGCAAGATCTTGCAACAGTTGTTCTTTGTGTAAACTATGGATCAAATAAATATGACAAGCTCTTCCTCTGACTCCATGATCAGCAACATGTGCTATTGCCGGAGTCCGTTGTAGTCAGATTACTTTTGGGGAACGGGGTCACCGGCACGGGTACAAGGAAGTACACGCAAGTGCCTGTTGTCAGCAGGGCGAGGGCGGCCAACAGCGTCAGGCCTCGCCTCAGCAGCAGCTGGTTCAGAGGGAGCTGGTTTACTTTCGCTTGCTGCTGAGTGTTGCCATCGCATGTATCAATCCTGTTCTGTTCCTGCTCAGATAGACTCATTAAGGCCAAGTGTGTGCTCTTGTGGGCACGCTTCACAGCCTGGaaagacaaagacaaaacaATACCAGCAACTACAGAATGCAAGTGTTGTAGAAAATGCATTCAAACTCCTCCGAAGTTTAATCAACCACTTCCAAATTTACGCAAAATATGCAACAAAGTTGGGCAACACTAAACTGCAAAGCATTTGGATGAGCAAATGCGTGGGTTAACATTTGATTATCAAGTTAGTTGGTGAGCTTGTCATTTAGTTGGAATTTACCTCCTCTGTCATTCTCTCCCAGTCCAACTTAAAGATGATAATGATGTAAATGATTGACTGCAAGACAATGCAAATCAGAATCCCCAGCCAGAAacctttgaacaaaaaaaacaaacaaaaaaaatccattattgataaatatttattcaatctCTTGGGTTATCTGTATGTATAGTAGTCTTCCTTCTATTTTACGTCCGGGACTAGCCCCAGCAATAAATGAAAATTGTGTTCTAGAAATTCCCTATTTAAATATGCGTAaagattcacattatgaaatAAATCTACAGCTGTCACTTTCTGTAGGTGTGAAAAGCAGGATTACAGAGAATGACATTCAATAATTCTCAATTTCCAGCAAAGATTAGGCTGCGCTGAAATACtttctgttttcattttctttcaaatatACAGTTTTACTGTAGTCTTATTTTAAATCGTGAAAGCTGAGCAATGATGCTCTGGGGACAAATAAGAAACTATTTGAATCTCGTTTGTCAAACCTGatgatagaaaaaaagaaaacaaacatagcAAGTAAAAAGAACCAGCAATAACACCTGCTGGGAACTGGTTGTGAAACCTCAAGTCAAGTAAGGGGGTAGCAACAAAGCGACAACTGTTCTAACCTggttggaaaaataaaagatcAGAATGCAACAATAACATGAAGACCTACCTAAAATTCTGAGCTTCACAACAAACATGAGCGTAACGCCAAGCGTGAGTCCGATGCCATAGTATCCGATGAAGTTAGCCACAGCTGGAATCTTCTGCTTTCCTGTTCCTAGAAAGATGCCTGTGCACACAGACTAGccgtacagaaaaaaaacaaaacgagtgTATTTACAATTTTGATCGCGCTGATCCATCAATGAGCGCATGCAAGACTCACCACGAGGCCGTCAAAGAACTGAAGGAAGATGTAAACATTCATCACAAGCGACACCAGATTGACGATATTTCtgtgaatatatatattattttgtttgacaatgtacaaaaaaaaatcatagacAAACATCTTGGATGACCAAGAGAGATGTTCTACTTTCTCTTTTACATTTTTGGGGCAAAACTTATTGTAAAGACAACTGCTACTTAGTGCAAGACCTTAGTGGAAAGTAGGTCAAATAAAGAATTCAGAATAAATTTGCAAACATTTAAGTAGAAGACAGTATTTTAAAAAAgtcaacatttttcaaatgcAATGTTATCTTTTGTGAGAAAGGTTGTCATTTTACTGGATTACATTGTATTTCTTGAGGAATTAAATTCTGAATCTTTTTAGATTTGTCAAAAAACTGAGTTTTATGAGGAATAAGAATGCAACTTTATGAGACTAAACACTTTCTTATTTTAATGGAGGGATGAGTACCAATATCAGTCTTATTTCGAGGTAACAGTCCTCCTGTGGCCGTCTTGTGATCAGGAACTAGAAATTagaaataagaaaatataaaattgcTATTAATTTCATGCAGTTGTAAGTAAAATTGTTTTATTGGGTTGTATAGGTATTTCTTCAAAATtatctgtcattgttttttggGGAAATTTCATGGATCAAAAGTACTGgtggtatcggtacttggtatcggtatgGGTGACTACTTGAGAGTTGCATCTTTGTATTGGTACCAGACTGAAAAAAAGTGGTCTGAACATCCCTAGTTTTTCTTGTATTATTTACAATTTGGACGAGTTAGAAATTACAAAAGGAAATTTGAGaaatcaatattttatttattcagtctTAATGCACATCTGTACACTTAGATAATAGTTTTGTTTTGGTTACAGTTTGATCCCACAAGAGATCTTttctactttttattttttatggagatttttttcccaattcaACATATCTTCCAGCAAGGTGTGGTTTGCAACTTTAGAGATTATCCAATGTCTACAGTAGTATCCACTCACTGATCAGAGGTGAAGATGAAGCCAATCACTGATTTCGTGGAGCCAAGAATGATGCCTGCAACAACTGTAAATGCACCTGAAGACAGCACAAACACGAACTCTGATCTAACAAAGGGTATTGGTAACCACCACACTGACAAAAATACTGCATACTGTGACAAAAAGAATCTAGTTGTCTTttcttgagagaaaaaaaagaaaaaaaatattttgtaagaCTATTCTTTCAAGGAAAATGTTTGTATTCTCTGGGGAAAACGTGGATTTTTAGTGATGATGAGAcagttgtattttgtttttgaaatttttttatttttttaccagaGTTCTTAAAAATGCAATTTTCTGTAAATCTCAGGCTTAATCTAAAATTTCTTTCAGGTAAAAAAGTCTAAATCTTATGAAAacaacattgtttttatttagatGAAAGGTTATGTgaagaaaattcataaaaaaattgcTGATGAAGattcattgtattttttaaaatgcacaaaagtcaattattaatctggcctggcacctggGAGGGTTCAAGCATATTTCAGGGGTTGGGCTGGGGGGGCATTGTGCTCACTCTATCAGTGTatatatagtgtatatatatttgtatacatCAAGTTTGTaggattctttttcttttcatttcttttcattcttttctttcttatctACTAGACACGTTATGTTGacagatgaaataaaatgaaagctcAAAATTACCTGCGAGGCTGAGCGCCACCTTGCAGGTAAGGATGGCCCTGCCCGTGTCCCCGGCCCCAAGGGCGTTGCCCACCCGAGCGCATGCCGCGGCCTGTATGCTGAAaggcaactaaaaaaaaaaacagtccatGAGGTTATGAATTTAAGAAGCCAATAAAATTGTGTTGGTTTATTGCAAAACATGTTACTATTTTACCATATAGGTGAGAAGAGACACCATCGTTATTGCGTGCTGGGCGGCCAGTTCATCTTTGCTCAACATCCCTGAATagcaaaatgacatcatgatAAAACTGTCAATCAgacaggtaggtaggtaggtaggcaggtaggtaggtaggtaggtaggtaggtaggtaggtaggtaggtaggtaggtaggtaggtaggtaggtaggtaggtaggcaggtaggtaggtaggtaggtaggtaggtatgtaggtaggtaggtagttaCCTGCAAAGAATCCACCCAACTCAAAGAGCCACCACTCGAAACATTTCATGAGCATGCTCGGAACAGCCAGATTCATGTAGGAGCCCCACTCCTGAAGAGATTCCATTGACCAACCTGTAGGAAAATTCTGAGGCTTAGTGAAGTAGACATTCAACAAATGggaccaaacaaacaaagagaCATGTATAGGTGGGGCACCCAGGTCATCAAAGACTCACCTCCCCATGTTGATAGGTGCAGTTTCTTCCAGCGTATGTAAGCAAACAATAGAACACAGATGCTAATCTGAGAGAGTGTGTTGGCAGCTGCAGATCCACTGGGTGGCgcacacagagagacagagaaacgCACAAATGCATAAAAGCAGAGAGAGACTCACATTTGCACACAGTGCATGTAATGTTATGGTTTGATGATTGAAACTAAAACGAACTTACTTGACTCCTAAATGGAGCCAGTGTAAGAACACATAATTCATCATCAAGTTGGCAACATTTGCCATGGCTGCAGTGTACATCTGAGGAAGTATTATACCCTGAAATACATATAAAGACACAAACAGGCTATTTAGATGCTGACCACAGCATTGGGaccagaataaaataaaaacaacaaaacatttgacCTTTTTCTTTCGCATAAGAATCAGAaactttctatttttttgttcaacGTTAATATTTTTTATGAGGGTTTAATACTCAAAACTCATCACATGGATCCCATTCTagttaaagagagagagagagaaaaaaaggccACACTAAAGCCTTTAATAAATTCACAGCTATCATGCATACTCACCTGGTTCTGCAAATAAGATGCTTGAAGATGGTGCAGAAACATTGCCTAACAAACCACAATACAATATGACACCAtcgtaatataataataacatgCTAATTTTGCACAGTAAAGTTGCAACTCACTGGCACGGCTGGCAAGAAGGCTATGAGGTATACATGCGCTATTCTGAAACCAACAGGATGACTTATGCATTCAAATCATATGTGTATGATACAGGTGTGTATGTTGATATTCTGTTGGTCTGTTACCGGGTGACCTTGGGGTCCTGGCCCATAAGCAGCAGGAGGCTCTGGGCATTGATGAGCAGACCCCAACAGGGCAGACAGAACAACAGAAGGATGACAATGCCTCGCTGCAAGATCACGCCTACTCGCAGAAGGTTCTTACCACCAAAGGTCTGTGGTGGACACAGTTTGGTGTATAGGCTATTTGCATTATGTCAAAATATAGCATAGGCTTTCCAAACCTGAGAAACCAATGTATCACAAGCAAGAGCAAGACCATATCCTGTTGCTGCTGTGGTGATGTTGATGGTCTGAAAAGAAGCATAAACATGCCATGTGTGGATTCTCTTTCCCTTCTTAAATACAAGGCGGGGGGGTGGGCCAATGCTGGGGGGGAGATTAAAGGGCGTGCGTGCATGCCTTCAAAAAATTGGGAGGGCGGAATTATGTACAGTATTTTCATTACATCGACTGGGATTTGTGGCTGATTAAAAGTGGAACAAAATGCTAGTATAATAATTCTACTTGCATttccatgttttttctttcacccCACGCAAAATATAATACTTTCCCCTCAcaacataaaaaatatttaagatGAACATTTCCTGAGGTCGGAAGCGGTGCTCCAAATTTTTCACAAATGCTGAAGGATGTGTGTGACATATAAAGGTCGGGAAATTGGATAATAGTAACAGCTATTTAAAACAGTATGTGAGGGATGACTAAACCCGTGGCGCTTGTGAGGAAAGGTTAAATTATAGAGCAGCTACGTATGGCTATTTATGCCATATCAGGGCTTCAGAAATTGTGACGTTATGAAAATGCACTCCAGATGGTGCCCAAGATTGAAAATGTAATGGCATATAAAAATtacacttttttatttatttctattatttttattttttcattttttgtttatttattcatctgtCTGTCTAGCCATCAATGTGATTTTATGCATTAGGTTAAAAGTGTAATGACGGTTTGGTATACTTTTACGTGTTAGTGTGATTTCTTGACAAATAAACAAAGGCTAGGAGCATTCTCAAGGGGGGTGGGTGGAGAGGACCAATCTATCATAGAAGATTAAAGCACTTACAGACGACGCTAATCCATATCCGGCCATCGCCTCGTTGCCCAAACGTCCGCAGAACATGGTGACCACGAAGGGAAGCAGATAATTCAGGAAACGAGAGAGCAACTAGAGACAAATAATGAGACCACAGAACATATTTTACTACATCATattgtttttaatgatttttacACGCccgtatttgtttcttttttctttttagttatTCAATTAATTAGATccccagaatttttttttttttttagagcttagttggttttctttgttgttgtggGCCCCTGAGAATTGTGTACATAGCATTATGGCCACGTGGGACCTAATTTGAGTTTCCAAATAGATAATAAACAACACATTGCAATAGCTGTGGTCAGTGTATCATCTTACCACAGGCCCAGCCATTCTC
This genomic window from Syngnathus typhle isolate RoL2023-S1 ecotype Sweden linkage group LG6, RoL_Styp_1.0, whole genome shotgun sequence contains:
- the LOC133155741 gene encoding multidrug and toxin extrusion protein 1-like, which translates into the protein MEPSKHSILIDILAFEVITTDRNSQKTKCTFPKVCGVEEDMAPGSSDEMFVCSWTCPKMPLSYREEVCHILRMAGPVLLSRFLNYLLPFVVTMFCGRLGNEAMAGYGLASSTINITTAATGYGLALACDTLVSQTFGGKNLLRVGVILQRGIVILLLFCLPCWGLLINAQSLLLLMGQDPKVTRIAHVYLIAFLPAVPAMFLHHLQASYLQNQGIILPQMYTAAMANVANLMMNYVFLHWLHLGVNGSAAANTLSQISICVLLFAYIRWKKLHLSTWGGWSMESLQEWGSYMNLAVPSMLMKCFEWWLFELGGFFAGMLSKDELAAQHAITMVSLLTYMLPFSIQAAACARVGNALGAGDTGRAILTCKVALSLAGAFTVVAGIILGSTKSVIGFIFTSDQNIVNLVSLVMNVYIFLQFFDGLVSVCTGIFLGTGKQKIPAVANFIGYYGIGLTLGVTLMFVVKLRILGFWLGILICIVLQSIIYIIIIFKLDWERMTEEAVKRAHKSTHLALMSLSEQEQNRIDTCDGNTQQQAKVNQLPLNQLLLRRGLTLLAALALLTTGTCVYFLVPVPVTPFPKSNLTTTDSGNSTCC